A window of the Salvelinus sp. IW2-2015 unplaced genomic scaffold, ASM291031v2 Un_scaffold88, whole genome shotgun sequence genome harbors these coding sequences:
- the LOC112068157 gene encoding ankyrin repeat and protein kinase domain-containing protein 1-like translates to MLSPSFRRKSTCSLANPPDMGNTRDDILNILSRKDFENFRQALRKEHVSMLFKDNNTLLHYTVVSGDTESVKHVLSLGAEVNSQSVRGYTPLIVAVLHKFHEICSLLTEHEADVKLGDGDQWTPLHFAAQSDDSRVVRLLLDSGAQPSVKEKAGWTPLHLATQNGHENVVRLLLTRMGSADEHEEVHGRTALHVASVYGHLAIAKLLLSKGVDPNGTDHSLTTALHLAAEEGHNRVARQLVTAGADVNSLDSRHYTPLHFAALKGHTGICRLLLGNGANPDPRTLQGWTPMHLAALKGHATTVLELEAHQGSMDLPGKGGWTPLHLACHHGQEEVVSKLLSAKANPDMAEDSGWTALHLACNGGLFPSVLQLISHRANVNALNKSQATPLHLAAQNGSVPIIKALLMNGAERSSKDSTGCTALSLARKCQKEEVVQLLEDS, encoded by the coding sequence CCTTAGGAAGGAGCATGTGTCTATGCTCTTCAAAGACAACAACACTCTTCTCCACTACACAGTGGTTAGTGGTGACACAGAGAGTGTGAAGCATGTCTTGAGTCTTGGTGCGGAGGTAAACTCACAGAGCGTCAGAGGATACACCCCTCTCATTGTGGCTGTGCTCCACAAGTTCCACGAGATATGCTCCTTGCTGACGGAGCACGAGGCAGACGTTAAACTTGGAGATGGGGACCAGTGGACTCCTCTGCACTTTGCCGCTCAAAGCGACGACAGCAGAGTTGTCCGTCTGCTACTGGACAGTGGCGCCCAGCCTAGCGTTAAGGAGAAAGCCGGGTGGACGCCGCTTCACCTGGCCACTCAGAACGGCCACGAGAACGTCGTGCGTCTCCTCCTGACGCGGATGGGGAGCGCCGACGAGCACGAGGAGGTCCACGGGAGGACGGCGCTCCACGTGGCGAGTGTGTACGGCCACCTCGCCATCGCCAAGCTCCTGCTCAGTAAGGGAGTTGACCCCAACGGGACGGATCACTCCCTGACCACCGCTCTACACCTGGCAGCCGAGGAGGGCCACAACAGGGTAGCCAGGCAGCTGGTGACAGCTGGCGCCGATGTCAACTCCCTGGACAGCCGGCACTACACCCCATTACACTTCGCCGCCCTCAAGGGACACACGGGCATCTGCAGGCTACTGTTGGGCAACGGGGCGAATCCCGACCCCAGGACCCTCCAGGGTTGGACGCCCATGCACTTGGCGGCGCTGAAGGGCCACGCGACCACCGTGCTGGAACTAGAAGCCCACCAGGGCTCTATGGACCTGCCAGGAAAGGGTGGCTGGACACCCCTCCACTTGGCCTGCCACCACGGGCAAGAGGAAGTGGTGTCCAAGCTGCTGTCGGCCAAGGCCAATCCCGACATGGCAGAGGATAGCGGCTGGACGGCGCTCCACTTGGCGTGTAACGGCGGCCTTTTCCCCAGTGTGCTCCAGCTCATCTCGCATCGGGCCAACGTCAACGCTCTGAACAAGAGCCAGGCCACCCCATTACATCTGGCTGCCCAGAACGGCAGTGTTCCCATTATCAAAGCCCTGCTAATGAACGGGGCAGAGAGGAGTAGTAAGGACTCGACAGGCTGCACAGCCCTATCCCTGGCCAGGAAGTGTCAGAAAGAGGAGGTAGTGCAGCTACTGGAGGACAGTTAG